A single window of Fischerella sp. PCC 9605 DNA harbors:
- a CDS encoding UPF0182 family membrane protein: MNFIYRGITLIILITIIGLSLSKTLVHILTESWWFNAVGFAEVFWTRLTWQILIWVVTFVFYILFLWVNHRLAMHYTRHRSFQFFEDSELAIHANKFANILALVLIIVVALGTATASVPTWETILKYLHSTNFDSRDPIFQRDISFYVFQLPLYWGIWNWLLFLFVWGLTVSLLVYILKGSFTPRQSRHTLNGKVKTHLSLLVAGIIGLIAVDFWLKRYNLLYSPGGVVFGAGYTDVHARLFAYRIISTLALVVAVLFVFSSWRKAPALPVRGIAVLFVITLVLVNGIYPWFVQQFIVEPNELAKEKPYIANNIKFTQNAYHLNDVQRQNYAGESQLNRQALQSNQATINNIRLWDYRPLLSTYRQIQEIRLYYRFRDVDVDRYTLNGNYQQVMLSGRELAYSQLPEEARTWVNQRLKFTHGYGLVMSPVNQVTANGLPELYIKDIPPVSKVNLQVSQPAIYYGEETDNYIFTGTKTKEFDYPFGDGNAFTTYNGKGGVRLASIWHRLAYAYDLGSLQILISNYFNDQSRIHYYRKIQERVDRVAPFLQFDSDPYLAVINGKLQWIVDAYTVSDRYPYSKPVAQTKNATEIFKGGNTQKFLPSNINYIRNSVKVLVDAYDGTMRFFVIDETDPLLSTYRKIFPHLFEPNAAISPEVKAHFRYPLDLFKIQAQMYLSYHMSDPEVFYNREDLWRFPMQVYEGNEQIMQPYYVIMRLPGEAKEGFILILPFTPVNKDNMIAWMAARSNGKDYGKLLLYEFPKQKLVFGPRQIEARIDQEPLISQQFTLWSQAGSKVIRGDLLVIPIEGSLLYVEPVYLRAEQSELPQLKRVIVAYDQDVVMEETLEKSLMTIFGGLQVEKGVPTQMTREVSNLAKNAMQTYQKAQEALRQGNWAEYGRYQQNLEEILQKLNQGSER; encoded by the coding sequence ATGAACTTTATTTACAGAGGTATAACATTAATCATTTTAATCACGATTATTGGTTTGTCTCTCTCGAAAACACTAGTGCATATTCTGACCGAATCATGGTGGTTTAACGCGGTTGGTTTTGCTGAAGTTTTTTGGACAAGATTGACCTGGCAAATTCTAATTTGGGTAGTCACTTTTGTCTTCTACATCTTATTTTTGTGGGTAAACCATCGCCTTGCTATGCACTATACCCGGCATAGGTCTTTTCAATTTTTTGAAGACAGCGAATTGGCTATCCATGCCAATAAATTTGCCAATATCTTGGCTTTGGTTTTAATTATTGTCGTGGCTTTAGGTACTGCAACTGCGAGTGTACCAACGTGGGAAACTATCCTCAAGTACCTGCATTCCACTAATTTTGACAGTCGCGATCCGATATTTCAGCGAGATATCAGTTTTTATGTCTTTCAACTACCGCTTTATTGGGGTATTTGGAATTGGTTGTTGTTTCTCTTTGTTTGGGGACTGACGGTATCGCTTCTAGTTTATATCCTCAAAGGTAGCTTCACGCCCCGGCAAAGCCGCCATACCTTAAATGGCAAAGTCAAAACTCATTTAAGCTTGCTAGTAGCAGGAATTATCGGATTAATTGCTGTTGATTTCTGGCTCAAACGTTACAACTTACTTTATTCACCTGGTGGGGTTGTTTTCGGTGCAGGCTATACTGATGTCCATGCTAGGTTGTTTGCTTACCGAATTATAAGCACCTTAGCGTTAGTAGTGGCAGTTTTATTTGTTTTCTCTAGTTGGCGAAAAGCTCCTGCTTTACCAGTGCGGGGAATTGCAGTTTTGTTTGTCATTACTCTTGTGTTGGTTAACGGCATCTATCCTTGGTTTGTGCAACAATTCATTGTTGAACCCAACGAATTAGCTAAAGAAAAACCTTACATCGCCAACAACATCAAATTTACTCAGAATGCCTATCATTTAAATGATGTGCAAAGGCAGAATTATGCCGGTGAATCCCAACTAAACCGCCAAGCTTTGCAGTCAAATCAGGCAACTATCAACAACATTCGTTTGTGGGACTACCGTCCTCTACTGAGTACCTACCGCCAAATCCAGGAGATTCGTCTTTACTACCGATTTCGGGATGTGGATGTGGATCGCTACACTCTGAATGGCAACTATCAACAGGTAATGCTGTCGGGGAGGGAACTAGCTTATTCTCAGTTACCCGAAGAAGCTCGTACTTGGGTTAACCAACGTCTGAAGTTTACCCACGGCTACGGTTTGGTGATGAGTCCGGTGAACCAAGTTACAGCTAATGGTTTACCGGAACTGTACATCAAAGATATTCCGCCTGTTTCCAAAGTGAATTTGCAAGTGAGTCAGCCTGCAATTTACTACGGCGAAGAAACCGATAACTATATTTTTACTGGTACTAAAACCAAAGAATTTGATTATCCTTTCGGTGATGGTAATGCTTTTACCACCTACAACGGTAAAGGCGGCGTCAGATTGGCATCGATTTGGCACAGGCTAGCATATGCCTATGACTTGGGTAGTCTCCAGATTTTAATCTCCAATTACTTTAATGACCAGTCACGCATCCATTACTACCGAAAGATTCAGGAACGAGTAGATCGCGTTGCGCCTTTTTTACAGTTTGATAGCGATCCTTACCTGGCGGTTATTAACGGCAAATTACAGTGGATTGTCGATGCTTATACAGTGAGCGATCGCTATCCTTATTCCAAACCAGTTGCTCAAACTAAGAATGCTACAGAAATTTTCAAAGGAGGAAATACTCAAAAATTTTTACCCAGTAATATCAACTATATTCGCAACTCTGTCAAAGTATTAGTCGATGCTTATGACGGCACAATGCGGTTTTTTGTCATTGATGAAACTGACCCCCTACTGAGCACTTACCGCAAGATATTTCCGCATTTGTTTGAGCCGAATGCAGCGATTTCCCCAGAAGTGAAAGCTCATTTTCGCTATCCACTAGATTTGTTTAAAATCCAGGCGCAAATGTACCTTTCTTACCACATGAGCGATCCGGAAGTATTCTACAACCGAGAAGACCTGTGGCGCTTCCCCATGCAGGTATATGAAGGTAATGAACAAATCATGCAGCCATACTACGTGATTATGCGGTTGCCAGGAGAAGCAAAAGAAGGATTTATTCTGATTCTGCCCTTTACCCCTGTCAACAAAGACAACATGATTGCCTGGATGGCGGCGCGTTCTAATGGCAAGGACTACGGCAAGTTGCTTTTATATGAGTTTCCCAAACAAAAACTTGTCTTTGGCCCCAGGCAAATAGAAGCGCGAATTGACCAAGAACCGCTAATTTCCCAGCAATTTACTTTGTGGAGTCAAGCAGGTTCTAAAGTCATTCGCGGCGATTTATTAGTTATTCCGATTGAGGGATCTTTACTTTACGTAGAACCAGTATATCTGCGGGCTGAACAGAGCGAATTGCCGCAATTGAAGCGAGTAATTGTGGCGTATGACCAAGATGTAGTTATGGAGGAAACGTTGGAAAAATCTCTAATGACCATCTTTGGTGGTCTTCAAGTAGAGAAGGGAGTACCTACTCAAATGACTAGAGAAGTTTCAAATCTCGCTAAAAATGCGATGCAAACTTATCAAAAAGCCCAGGAAGCTTTACGACAAGGAAATTGGGCTGAATATGGACGTTATCAGCAAAATTTGGAGGAAATATTGCAAAAATTGAATCAGGGTAGTGAGCGTTAA
- a CDS encoding ribose-phosphate diphosphokinase → MDNFILFAGTANPTLANAIAQELHVPLAASIAEHFPDGEVAVELLESVRQKSVFILQSTSPPVNDHLVELLAFADACRRAAASRITAIVPYFGYARADKRHGRCEPITASMVADLLQAVGVNHVVTLDLHTPQIEGFFRIPVDSLTAVPSLHQTLRHHLPPDVVVVSPDTGRVQMATQYAQRLDSSVVVLHKQRKSSSETEVTRIVGDVRDRPCLIVDDMISTGGTINRSIEALLNAGARPEITIAATHGLFVKDARAKLTHPSVQAVFVTDTVLPKETDWQQLQVVSVAPLIAAVIRRFQTNGSIGDLF, encoded by the coding sequence ATGGATAACTTCATCCTCTTTGCTGGTACAGCTAACCCAACATTGGCAAATGCGATCGCTCAGGAATTGCACGTCCCACTTGCTGCATCTATTGCTGAGCACTTTCCAGATGGTGAGGTAGCCGTAGAACTGCTAGAGTCGGTACGCCAGAAATCAGTTTTTATCTTGCAGTCCACCTCACCGCCTGTCAACGACCATCTAGTTGAGCTTTTGGCATTTGCTGATGCCTGCCGTCGGGCAGCAGCATCCCGCATCACTGCTATTGTCCCCTATTTTGGCTATGCCCGCGCTGACAAACGGCACGGGCGGTGCGAACCAATTACCGCCAGCATGGTAGCCGATTTGTTGCAGGCAGTTGGTGTTAATCATGTGGTGACGCTGGATTTGCATACTCCGCAAATTGAGGGTTTCTTCCGCATCCCAGTAGATAGTCTGACGGCAGTACCGAGTCTCCATCAAACACTGCGCCACCACTTGCCGCCAGATGTTGTAGTTGTGTCACCAGATACCGGACGGGTACAGATGGCCACTCAATATGCCCAACGGCTGGACAGTTCGGTAGTAGTGCTGCACAAACAGCGTAAGAGTAGCAGCGAAACTGAGGTGACGCGGATTGTCGGAGATGTACGCGATCGCCCTTGCCTGATCGTAGATGACATGATTTCTACTGGCGGTACTATTAACCGGAGCATTGAGGCTCTACTCAACGCTGGGGCACGTCCGGAAATTACTATCGCTGCTACCCACGGACTATTCGTAAAGGATGCTCGTGCTAAGTTGACTCACCCCAGCGTGCAGGCGGTCTTTGTTACCGACACTGTATTACCAAAAGAAACTGACTGGCAACAGTTACAAGTTGTTTCAGTTGCCCCCTTGATTGCCGCAGTCATTCGGCGGTTTCAGACAAATGGATCAATCGGCGACTTATTTTAG
- a CDS encoding dienelactone hydrolase family protein — translation MNTTSKRKVQENLVWIPTGSVKLEGNLVIPESAQGIVLFAHGSGSSRHSPRNRYVADVLQSSGLATLLIDLLTSEEEAIDMRTRHLRFDLGLLASRLVDATDWLAKNPDTRHLKVGYFGASTGAGAALLAATERPESVAAVVSRGGRPDLAGSALGRVKAPTLLIVGGYDIPVIRMNQDALALLRVEKALEIVPGATHLFEEPGTLEEVARLATQWFKRYLTGMIE, via the coding sequence ATGAATACGACATCAAAACGGAAAGTTCAAGAGAACTTAGTTTGGATTCCCACAGGCTCAGTCAAGCTAGAGGGCAATCTAGTCATACCAGAAAGTGCCCAAGGAATTGTACTGTTTGCTCACGGTAGTGGTAGCAGTCGGCACAGTCCCAGAAATCGATATGTTGCAGATGTACTGCAATCTAGCGGATTAGCTACTTTGCTAATTGACCTACTGACATCCGAGGAAGAAGCGATTGATATGAGAACAAGACACCTGCGCTTCGACCTTGGTTTGTTGGCATCACGGTTAGTTGATGCTACAGATTGGCTTGCCAAAAACCCAGATACCCGCCACCTCAAAGTCGGTTACTTTGGAGCCAGCACAGGAGCTGGTGCGGCATTGCTGGCAGCCACAGAACGCCCAGAGAGTGTGGCAGCGGTAGTTTCTCGTGGCGGACGGCCCGACCTAGCAGGGTCAGCTTTAGGTCGTGTCAAAGCACCGACACTATTGATTGTTGGCGGCTACGATATCCCGGTCATTCGCATGAATCAGGATGCACTAGCACTGCTGCGCGTTGAAAAGGCGCTGGAAATTGTTCCTGGAGCGACTCACCTATTTGAGGAACCAGGGACATTGGAAGAAGTAGCGCGGCTGGCGACTCAATGGTTCAAACGTTATCTCACGGGGATGATCGAGTGA
- a CDS encoding CapA family protein, with protein sequence MKELITLAFIGDVMLGRGVNEEIPWKSPELFWGSVLPILQGADAVIANLECAITKHTQQWSRTPKVFHFRADPAAIDVLRAGNIQFVSLANNHTLDFEEQGLLDTLRYLDDAGINHAGAGRDIGEATTPVVIDIAGLKIGIIAITDNEPDFAATSDRPGTYYLEISSDPLTLSLIESAVVQLRHAGAGLVILSAHWGPNMVTSPPLHFRRFARAVIDCGVDIFHGHSAHLFQAVENYKHGLILYDTGDFLDDYAVNPVLRNDWSFVFLVEVDSKGLLRLRLIPVRLHYAEVDLARGEEFDAICQRMQFLCAEFKTTCVLKSPEGLEVKLRN encoded by the coding sequence ATGAAAGAGCTAATCACCTTAGCATTTATTGGCGATGTCATGCTAGGTCGAGGGGTTAACGAAGAAATCCCTTGGAAATCACCCGAATTATTCTGGGGAAGCGTCCTGCCGATTTTGCAGGGGGCAGATGCTGTCATTGCCAACCTAGAATGTGCCATTACCAAGCATACTCAACAGTGGAGTAGAACACCAAAAGTTTTTCACTTCCGCGCCGACCCTGCCGCAATAGATGTGCTTCGTGCTGGTAACATTCAGTTTGTCAGTCTCGCCAACAACCACACACTCGACTTTGAAGAACAAGGGTTACTAGATACACTGCGCTATCTGGATGATGCGGGGATTAACCATGCTGGTGCAGGTCGGGATATCGGCGAAGCAACAACTCCAGTTGTAATCGATATTGCTGGACTAAAGATTGGCATCATTGCGATTACAGATAACGAGCCTGATTTTGCCGCAACAAGCGATCGCCCCGGCACCTACTATCTAGAAATCAGCTCTGATCCTCTGACTCTATCACTGATTGAATCTGCGGTAGTGCAGCTACGGCACGCAGGCGCTGGGCTAGTCATTCTTTCTGCTCATTGGGGCCCGAATATGGTCACGTCACCACCCCTGCACTTTCGTCGCTTTGCCCGTGCAGTCATAGACTGCGGCGTAGATATATTTCACGGTCATTCCGCCCACCTATTCCAAGCTGTAGAAAACTACAAGCACGGATTAATCCTTTATGACACAGGAGATTTTCTCGATGATTATGCAGTAAATCCAGTACTGCGTAATGACTGGTCTTTTGTGTTTCTCGTGGAAGTGGACAGTAAAGGGTTACTGCGGTTGCGTTTGATACCCGTCCGCCTGCACTATGCAGAAGTTGACCTTGCCAGGGGTGAAGAATTCGATGCCATCTGCCAGCGCATGCAATTTCTTTGTGCAGAATTTAAGACTACATGTGTTTTGAAATCACCAGAAGGACTAGAAGTCAAACTTAGAAACTAG
- the ftsH gene encoding ATP-dependent zinc metalloprotease FtsH, which yields MPVETDGDRQVKTPEPQHMGCSPLLWLALLIFLNILLLTESPHNRVPYSEFISQVESGKVARAIVDSNRIEYELKSGQTTNQPGSKSDKQVFVTSPVPLDTELPKILREHNVEFSGPVPNQTAWISTLLSWVLPPLIFFGIWGWLLSRSQMGGPAALRVGKSNARIYSEGDTGVKFEDVAGVDEAKAELQEIVDFLKNAQKYTRLGAKIPKGVLLIGPPGTGKTLLAKAIAGEAGVPFFSISGSEFIELFVGIGAARVRDLFEQAKHQAPCIVFIDELDALGKSRGNASLHLGGNDEREQTLNQLLSEMDGFNANTGVILLAATNRPEVLDPALRRPGRFDRQIVVDRPDKIGREAILKIHAKNVKLAPDVDLSKLAARTPGFAGADLANLVNEAALLAARRNNETVTMADFQEAIERVLTGLEKKSRVLNESEKKTVAYHEVGHALIATLMPGTGSVEKISVVPRGVGALGYTLQLPEEDRFLMTEDEIRGRIVTLLGGRAAEELIFSIVSTGASDDIQKATDLAERFVTLYGMSNTLGPIAFEKIQQEFLESLTNPRRAVSQKIAEQIDQEVKEIVDGAHCMALKILDNNRELLEKTAQALLEKEVLEGEELRSHLNCVQPPPEMDEWLRTGKISLDYLLMPTTWNGN from the coding sequence ATGCCAGTGGAAACTGATGGCGATCGCCAAGTTAAAACACCTGAACCTCAGCATATGGGCTGTAGTCCACTGCTGTGGTTGGCATTACTGATATTCCTAAATATACTTCTGTTGACAGAATCTCCCCATAACCGCGTACCCTATAGCGAATTTATCTCTCAGGTGGAGTCTGGTAAAGTTGCCCGGGCGATCGTTGATTCTAACCGGATTGAGTATGAACTCAAATCAGGGCAAACAACAAATCAACCTGGCAGCAAATCTGACAAGCAAGTGTTTGTTACCTCACCAGTGCCACTGGATACAGAGTTGCCCAAAATTCTCCGGGAGCATAATGTCGAGTTCTCCGGGCCAGTCCCCAATCAAACTGCCTGGATTTCAACCTTGCTAAGCTGGGTTTTACCACCGTTGATTTTCTTTGGCATCTGGGGATGGTTGCTTAGCCGCAGTCAGATGGGTGGCCCTGCTGCACTGAGAGTTGGCAAGAGTAATGCTCGCATTTACTCAGAAGGCGATACGGGTGTGAAGTTCGAGGATGTTGCTGGAGTCGATGAAGCGAAAGCAGAACTGCAAGAAATAGTTGATTTTCTCAAAAATGCCCAAAAATATACGCGCTTGGGCGCAAAAATTCCCAAAGGCGTGTTGCTGATCGGGCCTCCGGGAACAGGTAAAACTCTGTTAGCAAAAGCCATTGCTGGCGAGGCTGGAGTTCCTTTCTTCAGTATTTCTGGCTCTGAGTTTATCGAGCTGTTTGTGGGCATCGGTGCTGCACGGGTACGAGATTTGTTTGAACAAGCAAAACATCAAGCACCGTGTATCGTTTTTATCGATGAGTTGGATGCTTTAGGTAAATCACGAGGTAACGCAAGTCTGCATTTGGGCGGTAACGACGAACGTGAGCAGACTCTCAACCAACTGCTTTCCGAGATGGATGGTTTCAATGCGAACACTGGTGTTATTCTCCTAGCTGCTACCAACCGTCCTGAGGTTTTAGATCCAGCCCTGCGTCGTCCTGGTCGGTTTGACCGTCAGATTGTAGTGGATCGTCCAGATAAAATCGGTCGGGAAGCAATTCTCAAAATTCACGCCAAAAATGTGAAGCTAGCACCTGATGTGGATTTGTCGAAATTAGCTGCTCGAACTCCAGGGTTTGCAGGCGCAGATTTAGCCAACCTCGTCAATGAAGCAGCATTGCTAGCAGCTCGTCGCAACAATGAGACTGTGACAATGGCTGATTTTCAAGAAGCGATTGAGCGAGTGTTAACGGGATTAGAGAAAAAATCTCGCGTTCTCAATGAAAGCGAGAAAAAAACGGTTGCTTATCACGAAGTTGGTCATGCATTGATTGCAACGCTAATGCCCGGAACTGGTAGCGTAGAAAAAATTTCCGTTGTTCCTCGGGGTGTAGGTGCTTTGGGTTACACACTGCAACTACCAGAAGAAGACCGCTTTTTGATGACAGAAGATGAAATTCGCGGACGGATCGTCACCTTGTTGGGTGGACGAGCCGCAGAGGAGTTAATTTTCAGTATAGTTTCCACTGGTGCCAGTGATGACATCCAAAAAGCAACTGACCTGGCAGAACGGTTTGTTACCCTTTATGGCATGAGTAATACCCTTGGCCCCATCGCCTTCGAGAAGATTCAACAAGAATTTTTAGAGAGTTTAACCAATCCTCGCCGCGCAGTCAGTCAGAAAATTGCCGAACAAATTGATCAGGAAGTCAAAGAAATCGTAGATGGGGCACACTGTATGGCCCTAAAAATTTTAGACAATAATCGGGAATTGTTAGAAAAAACGGCTCAAGCCCTTTTAGAAAAAGAAGTTTTAGAGGGAGAAGAGTTGCGATCGCACCTTAATTGCGTCCAACCTCCGCCAGAAATGGATGAATGGCTGCGTACAGGCAAAATCTCCCTAGACTACTTGTTAATGCCCACGACTTGGAATGGCAATTAA